ctcagcaTACATGAGTGGCTTCTTCCTGCTGCCGCGCCGCCTGGCTGGCACAcgtgtcctggggggggggggggggggctcttgttTATATTGTAAGCTCGGCCTAAAGCGAGCAGAAATACTAAGTTCAACAGATAAAAGCTTATATTTTTTTCTCAGCAGGTGTGGCGAAGGTGCAGCTATAGGTTAACGATGTGCATCTCCCACGTTCATCAGCAGCCAGTGCAAGGAAGGGCTGTTTAATTCTCCGCCGCAATATGAACACATTGGGACCAGTTAATAACCATTTAGTTTATAACAAGACTCTGAAGTTCAActcttaaattatttgggagaATGCACAATATCACTTAACAGTGAATCATATTTCAAGCTCTTTCCACTTGGCCTTTTAAAAAATGACTGTTTTAAATTAGTAATGATATCATATGTCTGATATTGATGTATGCCAAGAGCCTATTGTAACCTATACTATAGTGGTAAACTAATAAAACTTAACGGTGTTAAGGTTATTACGGTTACTACATTGTAACCTACGGATAAAACCATCAGGCCGCTCCTGTTCTGCAGAACCGTAATATAAAATGAAGATAACTTATTCTTTGCTCATAATAACTACATGTATTTAAGCACATATGAATGGGTAGCTACTAGCCATTGCGCTTAGCTGTGACGATCTACAAAGAAGGAATAAGGATTTGAGGATGTAAAAAAGTAAGGGTAATCAATTGGTTGAACAAGCCATGATTTTAAAACATGATTTTGTCAATTTACATTTCTAGTACAACAACAGTCATTTTTCAAGGCCAGTTTACCAAGTTAGGCCATGGGGGTCAATAGACTAATACATAGggttaaaaatgttttttttataaacaatTCTCATATGTTCTAGTTATGGAGTCACATTAACTTCATATTGCTCTAGTTAAGGCTATTCAGTCATGTATTGGTGGAATGCTAATGTAGCCATTCTCTAATTATTGAAAATCTATACCTTTTGACAAATAAAAAGTACAATCTAAAATTGATCgagcaaaaaataaatgaaaagcaTGACACAAGACAGTTATGTTCAGTCTTAATCTGGACCTAAACTGTGTGGAGGTAATTACTCAACGTGTGACTCACCGCTATGACAAAAATCTAATTAAAACATAACGCTCAAAAACAATCAAGCAgcacattgtaaaaaaaataaaataatgatccAATATTTGCCATGAAGACACATTACATAAATCCATACAGCATAGGTAAAAAAGAGAATGAATGAAGTCCACAGCTGGATGTTGAAAAACTCTGTCGGGCCCTTTATTGAGCAGCAGCGAATGCTAAAGTGAGGCTATCACTGTCTGCAGTCACCGTGTCTGAGGTGGCCTCGCATGACTGGTCCCCGTCCAACGCCTCCTCTTCCCAGCCAGCACTGGCCAGCTGGCCGCCAGCAGCATCAACCCAGCGCAGCCCGATCCCTTTCCTCCGCTCCGGTGGTGTCCGGGTCAGAACCCGCTCCAGCGGTGACCCCCTGAGGGGAGGTGACCGGGTCAGACCCCGCCCCGGGGGTGACCGCGGAGCCCGCtacgtcctcctccttcatctcgtCCCTGACGGAGACCATCTCATCTGCTGACGCCGACGCAGTGTCGATGGCGACGGTTTGGGCGGCGGCGCCTGCGTCTGTGGCACCGGCCTTGGCGGGACGCTCCACGTAGAAGAGGATGTAGGCCTTGGCCTTCCTCACCGTGTCCTCGCTGCTCACCGTCACCGTGCTGTCGTTGAAGTGGTACCAGCGGCCCTCGTGGCAGCCGTACGCCGTGTAGTGCCCCGAGCCAACCCTGCAAACAGCAGCACACGGTTACTTCCCTTAAGGCTTTGAGAGAGGCCACGCCGCAatgcaacaccaccacctagtGGTCGATGATTTAACtctgtttaaaggtcccatggcatgagaATCTCACTTTGAGGTTttttaacataaatatgagttcccctagcctgccttcagtcccccagtggctaaaacttgcgttcggtgtaaaacgagcactaggtgttctgctcgcctttgaaaaaacggaggctcaagcgcgctgatttggaatgtggttccATATGTCATCATAAAGGAtataagctcctccccttctctgccttgcctgcccagagaatttggcccgctaATGAGACACCACCGTGCGAGCaccacatgtgcgtgtgtgtgattacacacactgtaacgcatgtgtttgctgttggtattatggcgcataacacgtcggttctttgaagTCTCTTGTATTTCGaaacgagactgtagttggggttatctcagccatggttgagaaggaattgggggaaaggaactttggctttgactccctgaaatacatgaactgcgacatgctgcctgctgccggctgctgcgaggcaccaccgccgcgaagcaccaccgcccggcagcgggcagccggcagcaggcagcgcgcggttcagtctacttcagattcaTGTGGTGTACACATGAATCTGtgattctgcaccacggctgaatttcaggaacgtctttaaatactgtgtttgggacCTAccaatatctatattaaagcatccataaagcagcatgccatgggacctttaatcaTTACCTTCAATGTTGTCCGTGAGATTAGATATATATTTCATCATGAAATGACGTGACATGAAATCGCTGACTCTTCACTAAGGCTCATTTAAATTCGTACGAGGGATATGAGGTGAGGTTTATGAGGTTAATTTACAACCACAGCTTACCCAGATCCGTGGTGgaccacaacagcaacaaggTCATAGAGGCAACTCCCAGGCAAAGATTTATCTGGCTGCAATACAAATCAACAGGTATGAATCACTACAACTAGGTGGAAGACTGCATTATTcatcatcagtgtgtgtgtgtgcgtgtgtcttgtcTTGTCCGTCTGTCAGGGAAGAGCAACACTTTGATCCATACTTAAtttgtgtgttttatcaaaGAAAAAACGTTCCTACATGCTAAAAGGCCAAAGGCATGTGGAAATGGGAGCATTGGCTGAACCTTAGTGAGGGTGACTGGTGACTCACTAGAATACGTTTCCTGATCCACAACTGAAGCAGACCCTGGCCTCCTTACATACACGACCCACATTCAACTAGACGGCTGCGGACACAGAGGCCCTCTTGGCAGCCCAAGGCCTCTCTGAGGCCACTTATCATTCTGATTTTTTTTGGgctaaattataaaaaaacggAAAAGCGCAGGAAAGCTTTCAAACCCAATTTATTTCAGACTAAAGTCATTAATTATTGATGTACCATTAATCCCTGTTCACTTAAATGCAATACTATTATGTTTCATTATCATAATGATAAATTGCACACATTTCTATCCAAAGCCGAAGTCaaccgctgcccagacagagctccacacgtccacacacaccactgtcCGGTGCCCCTTGGTCGTTAtgtcttaggcccaatcccatttctaccccatACCCCTTCccgttccccctcccccttgttttgaaggggtaacgggtagaaatgggattgggcctaactgTATAAAAAAGGGGGCACCACTACCCAGCTCTGAGTCAGTGCAATTCTCTGTGAGAATATCCATCTCAAGAAACTGCACCTGGCTCTGTAAGAACCTAATGCGTTTCTTTAgtctgcctgtcaatcacatgtgTGTGAAATGAACACTTCTCAATGGAAGAGAAAttaaggagcagagggaggggacTTATATTTTTGTAGATTCATTTATAAATCTTCGGCTCTTTTCTGCTCACACTCTCAAATTGTACCTACAGAACCTATATGGAGCCGAGCTCATGTTCAAAGGGCAAGACCCTAGACTTATGCTCAGAGTTTAACTGGACCCAACATAGCCTCCCTCCTTATCCCCCACGCCCCTCCTCATCCCTTACTCTCATAAAAACACCACTAGTAcgcatttattgtatgtttgcatgACCTGGCCCTCATGcaagcacttattgtatgttgtacgtcctggcaattaaaaatagtacttggcatcgttaagcatcttatcctagctctctttgttgtacacgggaatgggttaacctagcaattgtaagtgtAAGTGGCACATCCTTaccgtaccgacagcaatatattgcttctctttcttctgacaaatgtacttattgtaagtagggttgccgcggtgtggacattttcacaccgagtaatacgctcgtgtcaacaccggtattaccggtataaacggtattaacattgaaactaggtcaaccgccatcttctccgtcaactctcctctcacactcggtgacagcggctggcagcgcgccaattctcaacgtcttataacgttctatatataatagtataatataattttacatatcataatatcacgccCACTAGCTCTGTGCGCGTCCGGGTGGCCGTAGCGCGGGTAGCTCatgtagggattgggcttcccggcgtttgtttaccggcgttgctatggttaccggtcttgaagcgcgccaattctcgcggcaattctcttccgcacagagcagaactgtggcctattctacacattttaattttcttaattataattatattattcatttttactgaatttgttttttattactgaaaaaaaaaaaactcggtGTTGCGGTGTGCAACACGgagtaatcggtgttggcctcaacaccggtaacaccggtaataccgctGCAACACtaattgtaagtcactttggatagatgtgtctgctaaattccctaaatgtaaatgtaaacgtaaTATTCAGTCGAGATATGTATAAGATATTGGGTGCACGATACGCAAGTCTGAATGAATGTTGACATTCAAAGCCTCCCACTTGATCAAGGCATCGTTTTCTGAATCATTTGAGGGTCCCTCGTACCTCCAGCAGGAAGGCCCTCATGTCCAGGCTGTGGAGGGGGAACTCCACGTAGGTGTCCACCTTGTTCCTCAGAAAGGCCGTCCAGTGGAATCTTTTTAGATGGAGACACAAAACCTgaaacaaaaccacacaaaGATAAGATAAGGCCTTACCTCAAGTAAGGTAAGGCCTCCACAGTGAAGCCGTACAAGGGACATTCATTGAAGACAACGCACTTTTGAACGGTTATAATGCTCCTAGAAATGGTAGGTCATTGGTGCCCTATATAGCATCATAACAATTCAATCGCATATAGGTTAATTGTTGCCAAACAAACATGCTTGTAAAATGATAATCAGACCTTTGGCAGCTTCTGGATCCAGAATTTCTTTGTGGATTTCTGTCTCTTTATACACTTATGACACATGTAGAGCTCTGCGTCGTCTAGCTCCTCAAGGTCTGTGAAGCTACGCAGGCAATCTGAAGATGGAGCCACATACGCATTAGCCTACACAATCCCAGCGTATCAAGCCTGAGGGGTCTCCTCAGTTAGCTGTCACAATCAAACTACCCACGCTGAGGTGCTGTGGAATGATGCTCACCACTTAAAGTGCAAGTAGGCCCTGGTTCCTGGTCCTTGCTCTTCTTCTGTCTGAACTGACTTGGGATGTCCAACGACAGATCTAGAAATAAAACAACCCAAGTCTGCTCTTAGGAGATCACTTATAAGAGAGGAGTGTTTAGAAAGTATGAAAAAAGCTCTTACCAAGGAACGGGTCAAACTTCCGGGATTCTGTCCCACAAATGAGACAGTTGACTTCATTCTGAAGTATGCCTCCAAAGATGGAAGTCACGACAGTGGTTATTCCATTTCTGCAAGAGGCGACACAAAATAGACTTTTACACATCCGTCCAAACCATTCAAACAAGGAGGCCCAAACGATACAGGGGTGAGAGCCGTTCAGTGAATGAACAATCCCACCCAAGGCAACAGCGCATGTGAGATGCAGCCGTCTATTAGAATAATCAGACAACGTTTTAAACCTTTCTATCCATGTATCCATCTTTTCACTATCCATCTACACCAGGCAGATAGTCTTTCAAATCATCATTTGATatcatttaatttaataaaaatattCCAATTCACAAGATAATTTCAGTTATTTCTTCTTTGATTTAGTGAATATCGCGGCTCTCCGCAGATGACCTGATCTAAACATCACACAGCTCATTCTACATCTAATTAGTGATTGGATGCACTTTCCAATAAAAGGATGTGACGGGACTGAAGACTATCATCAAAAAGTCTGCAGGAGCTAGACCGGGCTGAATGGAGTCGCTCGTATTGACGGGTTTTGAaaacaaaaaaccaacaaaggTTAGTATATCGTACATGCAACATTTGCCTGCGGTGGGGGGCAGCCGGACATGGTCTGGACTGGAGGCTGATGAGGGGACGCCGTTATGATTTCCCTGAAGTTCCCGGTGGAGGTGGTCCAAGAGGTACCGCATGAACTCGTGAGCGTCCTGCTGCTGGTAGCCCCTGGAAGTAACACAGCATGTACTGAGTGGAGCGTTTTAAGGTCATTCTGATCCAAAGGGCACGGTTTGTTGCTCAGAATTCAACCAACACC
This genomic stretch from Gadus chalcogrammus isolate NIFS_2021 chromosome 9, NIFS_Gcha_1.0, whole genome shotgun sequence harbors:
- the usp3 gene encoding ubiquitin carboxyl-terminal hydrolase 3 isoform X1; the encoded protein is MECPHIHSNVCLTVDPSRFPNGIPSSWCCNVCRSNKSPWVCLTCLLVHCGRYVSGHAKKHFEENQVPCNSQRTCEKQEKVHHSVCMDCSNYSLYCYRCDDFVVNDTKLGQVQKVREHLQSLEKSSLMGDRQRKRKNLENLAFPSKVFKDDGLSLALCATGLRNLGNTCFMNAILQSLSNIQQFSRYFKELPAVALRSGKTAGRRMYHTRSQGDTSVSLVEELRKTLCSLWQGNQTAFSPDSLFYAIWKIMPSFRGYQQQDAHEFMRYLLDHLHRELQGNHNGVPSSASSPDHVRLPPTAGKCCINGITTVVTSIFGGILQNEVNCLICGTESRKFDPFLDLSLDIPSQFRQKKSKDQEPGPTCTLSDCLRSFTDLEELDDAELYMCHKCIKRQKSTKKFWIQKLPKVLCLHLKRFHWTAFLRNKVDTYVEFPLHSLDMRAFLLEPDKSLPGSCLYDLVAVVVHHGSGVGSGHYTAYGCHEGRWYHFNDSTVTVSSEDTVRKAKAYILFYVERPAKAGATDAGAAAQTVAIDTASASADEMVSVRDEMKEEDVAGSAVTPGAGSDPVTSPQGVTAGAGSDPDTTGAEERDRAALG
- the usp3 gene encoding ubiquitin carboxyl-terminal hydrolase 3 isoform X2, whose amino-acid sequence is MECPHIHSNVCLTVDPSRFPNGIPSSWCCNVCRSNKSPWVCLTCLLVHCGRYVSGHAKKHFEENQVPCNSQRTCEKQEKVHHSVCMDCSNYSLYCYRCDDFVVNDTKLGQVQKVREHLQSLEKSSLMGDRQRKRKNLENLAFPSKGLSLALCATGLRNLGNTCFMNAILQSLSNIQQFSRYFKELPAVALRSGKTAGRRMYHTRSQGDTSVSLVEELRKTLCSLWQGNQTAFSPDSLFYAIWKIMPSFRGYQQQDAHEFMRYLLDHLHRELQGNHNGVPSSASSPDHVRLPPTAGKCCINGITTVVTSIFGGILQNEVNCLICGTESRKFDPFLDLSLDIPSQFRQKKSKDQEPGPTCTLSDCLRSFTDLEELDDAELYMCHKCIKRQKSTKKFWIQKLPKVLCLHLKRFHWTAFLRNKVDTYVEFPLHSLDMRAFLLEPDKSLPGSCLYDLVAVVVHHGSGVGSGHYTAYGCHEGRWYHFNDSTVTVSSEDTVRKAKAYILFYVERPAKAGATDAGAAAQTVAIDTASASADEMVSVRDEMKEEDVAGSAVTPGAGSDPVTSPQGVTAGAGSDPDTTGAEERDRAALG